The Papaver somniferum cultivar HN1 chromosome 3, ASM357369v1, whole genome shotgun sequence genome includes a region encoding these proteins:
- the LOC113361096 gene encoding uncharacterized protein LOC113361096 gives MLGSNELAVSSADDFERSNEAHRIFMDVFYGRNVAEFRENGDFVTRNIVGFGLGPQNYSVCISRYYLDTSTKRMKRSDGGVLSAPRNESSNGDLPITVQGRDRDGNASQSKCHNRVTRSNTITYPVHEKSHESTPFTSNVISPTVSNNSLTDLYSRLRDHVNYLLKAAGWVIEKKKVGKKSFVHTTYKSPTGEIFTAFYKIWDLFGKSLLMFAGSSYKMVQQEDGKQWINIKEFGSDLSQALIDFETEDCSQMEPTYALVRKWSLLDPFVTVVMIKKQILTLRKGMPVKVATTVVSDLRDADSVAEGIEAVPTQQDNWLNLALELRPPNLKNLKKTQGDDKALEFFTPADAVPEFENARKKLAQSGCSGTAASNLKMGLLTSGTTVTCLTKKRRRRNF, from the coding sequence ATGTTGGGATCCAACGAACTTGCTGTATCGTCTGCGGATGACTTTGAAAGATCAAATGAAGCGCACCGGATTTTCATGGATGTTTTCTACGGAAGAAACGTTGCAGAATTCAGGGAGAATGGTGATTTTGTGACCAGAAATATTGTTGGATTTGGACTCGGTCCCCAAAACTACAGTGTCTGTATCTCACGGTATTATCTCGATACTTCTACTAAACGAATGAAGCGGTCAGACGGCGGCGTGCTTTCTGCTCCGAGAAATGAATCCTCCAATGGTGATCTACCTATAACCGTTCAAGGTCGTGATCGTGATGGGAATGCCTCTCAAAGTAAGTGTCAcaatcgagttactagaagtaaTACTATCACATATCCAGTCCATGAAAAATCTCATGAATCCACTCCTTTTACTTCAAATGTAATTTCACCCACTGTGTCAAATAACTCTTTGACGGATCTATATTCTCGTCTACGTGACCATGTCAATTATTTACTTAAGGCAGCAGGTTGGGTAATTGAGAAGAAGAAGGTAGGCAAAAAGTCATTTGTGCATACAACTTATAAGTCTCCCACTGGAGAAATCTTTACTGCATTTTACAAAATTTGGGACTTATTTGGGAAGAGTCTGTTAATGTTTGCTGGTAGTAGCTACAAGATGGTACAGCAAGAAGACGGCAAACAGTGGATTAATATTAAAGAGTTTGGCTCTGACCTATCACAAGCACTGATAGATTTTGAGACAGAGGATTGCAGTCAAATGGAACCTACGTACGCGTTGGTTCGTAAATGGAGTCTtctggatccttttgttacagtGGTGATGATTAAAAAACAGATTCTTACCCTAAGAAAGGGAATGCCAGTCAAAGTAGCCACAACTGTGGTGTCAGATTTGAGAGATGCAGATTCAGTGGCTGAGGGGATTGAGGCTGTGCCCACTCAGCAAGATAATTGGTTAAACTTGGCATTGGAGTTAAGGCCACCAAACTTGAAGAATCTAAAGAAAACTCAGGGTGATGATAAAGCACTGGAATTTTTCACGCCTGCTGATGCAGTTCCTGAATTTGAAAATGCCCGAAAGAAGCTTGCACAATCCGGCTGCAGTGGCACTGCAGCGTCAAACCTTAAGATGGGCCTCCTAACATCTGGAACAACAGTGACTTGTCTGACAAAGAAGAGGCGGAGAAGGAACTTCTGA